A region of Subdoligranulum variabile DNA encodes the following proteins:
- a CDS encoding ATP-dependent Clp protease proteolytic subunit: MSLVPYVIEQTARGERSYDIFSRLLNDRIIVLSEDVNSTSASVVVAQLLYLEGQDPEKDIYFYINSPGGSISDGMAIHDTMNYIKCDVSTICIGMAASMGSFLLASGTKGKRFALPNSEILIHQPLISGGGISGQATDIQIHANHIIHIRERMNQLYSQYTGQALETIQRDTERDNYMTAQQAKEYGLIDDILYKH, translated from the coding sequence TGAGCCTTGTACCCTATGTTATCGAACAGACTGCGCGCGGTGAGCGCAGCTACGATATTTTTTCCCGTTTGCTCAATGACCGTATCATTGTGCTGAGCGAAGATGTCAATTCCACTTCGGCCAGCGTGGTGGTAGCGCAGCTGCTCTATCTGGAAGGGCAGGACCCGGAGAAGGACATCTACTTCTACATCAACAGCCCGGGTGGCTCCATTTCGGACGGCATGGCCATTCACGATACGATGAACTACATCAAATGTGATGTTTCTACCATCTGCATCGGCATGGCGGCCTCTATGGGCTCTTTCCTGCTGGCTAGCGGCACAAAGGGCAAGCGTTTCGCGCTGCCCAATTCCGAGATTCTGATCCATCAGCCGCTTATCAGCGGCGGTGGAATCTCCGGCCAGGCAACCGATATTCAGATTCACGCCAACCATATCATTCACATCCGGGAGCGCATGAACCAGCTGTACAGTCAGTATACCGGCCAGGCTCTGGAAACCATCCAGCGCGATACTGAACGTGATAACTATATGACGGCACAGCAGGCCAAGGAATACGGCCTGATCGATGATATCCTCTATAAACACTGA